A section of the Acropora muricata isolate sample 2 chromosome 4, ASM3666990v1, whole genome shotgun sequence genome encodes:
- the LOC136913264 gene encoding piggyBac transposable element-derived protein 4-like isoform X1, whose protein sequence is MAAASSSVFDPRNDRSGVNIHFVDEDELPLAHFVEHRVSEEEFYCDESGSSDEESDESTSDEDMDEEIVAEAQDWSDEINLREDVEFQEEVGINVNSENLRSCLDFFLLFFTAEVWTLLVEQTNLYAEQKRGHQESSVWYPVTIDEMKGWQVYKPQRQLAIDETLIKFKGKVHFRQYLPMKPGRFGIKAFTLAESSTGYLLNSKIYTGKEGNVVERDLGKKAVLCVMEPFLDKGYYVFMDNYYTSVALFEELEERKTLACGTVRSNRSGLPKEICGIQEKKVKQLKRGESLYRQKGNVTCVTWRDRKPVSVLATIPKSDADGSAIQRSVKVSGTWEKRDFARPGVIDKYNTYMGGVDLSDQRVVSYARLMRGVVWYYKVFFYMLEVCVSNAHILHSKSPDHASTTSFNFRKAVVKALVEGKCFRRDAGLPQIPVAIPEIRFNRDHFHHLISHDTRSTCKVHIQEVKTTYTCAICGVRMCIEPCFKRYHTMQDYYFDDSRYGGSRRLKEGGGRPFRRGRRRSLRN, encoded by the exons GGAGGAATTTTACTGTGACGAGTCTGGATCCAGCGATGAAGAATCCGATGAATCGACATCTGACGAGGATATGGACGAGGAAATAGTTGCAGAAGCACAAGACTGGTCAGATGAGATAAATTTAAGGGAAGATGTAGAATTTCAAGAAGAGGTTGGAATAAATGTTAATTCTGAAAACTTGCGATcttgtttggatttctttttattattcttCACGGCTGAGGTATGGACACTCCTGGTAGAACAAACTAATTTATATGCAGAACAGAAAAGGGGGCATCAGGAATCTTCCGTGTGGTATCCGGTGACAATCGATGAAATGAAAGGTTGG CAAGTGTATAAACCTCAGAGGCAGCTAGCCATTGATGAGACTTTGATCAAGTTCAAAGGAAAAGTTCACTTCAGGCAGTACCTTCCAATGAAGCCAGGACGATTTGGAATTAAGGCTTTTACACTCGCAGAATCCAGTACTGGctatttgttaaatagtaaGATTTACACTGGTAAGGAAGGAAATGTTGTCGAGAGAGACTTGGGCAAGAAAGCTGTCTTGTGTGTAATGGAACCATTCTTAGACAAGGGATACTATGTCTTCATGGACAATTATTATACATCGGTGGCATTATTTGAGGAACTTGAGGAAAGGAAAACTCTGGCATGTGGGACAGTGAGGTCCAACAGATCAGGCCTACCAAAAGAAATCTGTGGGattcaagaaaagaaagtaaagcaACTTAAACGGGGGGAGAGTTTGTACAGACAGAAAGGAAATGTCACTTGCGTGACATGGCGTGACAGAAAACCTGTGAGTGTTTTGGCAACTATTCCCAAAAGTGATGCTGATGGAAGTGCCATCCAGCGCTCTGTAAAGGTCAGTGGAACTTGGGAAAAGAGGGACTTTGCTCGTCCAGGTGTTATTGACAAGTATAACACCTACATGGGTGGTGTAGACTTGTCTGATCAAAGGGTTGTTTCGTATGCACGACTCATGAGGGGAGTCGTCTGGTATTACAAAGTTTTCTTCTACATGTTGGAGGTGTGTGTGTCAAATGCACATATTTTGCACTCCAAATCCCCTGATCATGCTAGCACCACCAGCTTCAACTTCAGAAAGGCAGTTGTAAAGGCATTAGTTGAAGGAAAATGCTTCAGGAGAGATGCAGGGTTGCCTCAGATTCCAGTAGCCATCCCTGAAATCAGGTTCAACCGTGACCATTTTCATCACCTCATCAGTCATGACACCAGATCCACATGTAAGGTACACATTCAAGAAGTGAAGACCACATACACTTGTGCCATTTGTGGAGTTAGAATGTGCATTGAACCCTGCTTCAAAAGATACCACACAATGCAGGACTATTACTTCGACGATAGCCGGTACGGTGGGTCCAGGAGGTTGAAAGAAGGAGGAGGGAGGCCTTTTCGCAGAGGCAGGAGAAGATCTTTGCGAAATTAA